A region of Toxotes jaculatrix isolate fToxJac2 chromosome 23, fToxJac2.pri, whole genome shotgun sequence DNA encodes the following proteins:
- the trip6 gene encoding thyroid receptor-interacting protein 6 isoform X1, producing MSGPTWLPPRTLDSPERAVPQMSHSAGSAIYRAPNKKGVSDFRPKYSSYDQNGGGGGGEVPNRYMATGPTGGPIHHPSADHYYSPPHGPKEDRNWSPHMDSYELMHRGPEKPVSYHSKIDADIDSLTSMLADLDSHPQDSSTQLYDNVPYNKYLSGDHYKPAHQSAAPPQGRPSIGYPPHPQNQYHPAPPYPSEHQTPQYSTSHQQDYYSTSSTPKPYPQPVPASYTTASTPTGPRFSVQVKTAQPVTYSQTGRQAEQAYTPPPPRQHVSRPPPQTQASPQGWYSPHPSSQAQDLHSETGYKGSGSGSGGRANQAPISKRGMESNQTGSGTAQSPAYQSSKQGIATTRPEEELDRLTKKLVYDMNHPPAEDYFGRCARCGDNVVGDGSGCIAMEQVFHVECFTCITCHARLRGQPFYALDKRSYCESCYISTLERCSKCSKPILDRILRAMGKAYHPRCFTCVVCNCCLDGVPFTVDATSQIHCIEDFHRKYAPRCSVCGEPIMPEPGQEETVRIVALDRSFHVSCYVCEECGLLLSSEGEGRGCYPLDGHILCKSCSARRIQDLSAKISTDC from the exons ATGTCCGGTCCCACCTGGCTTCCACCGAGGACTCTGGACAGCCCGGAGCGAGCCGTCCCCCAGATGTCCCACTCTGCCGGGTCAGCAATCTACAGAGCCCCCAACAAGAAGGGCGTGTCCGACTTCCGGCCAAAATATAGTTCCTATGACcagaatggaggaggaggaggaggagaggtacCCAATAGGTACATGGCTACTGGACCCACAG GTGGACCCATTCATCATCCGTCTGCTGATCACTATTACTCCCCTCCACATGGTCCCAAGGAAGACCGCAACTGGAGCCCTCACATGGACAGTTACGAGCTGATG CATCGTGGACCTGAAAAGCCAGTGAGCTATCACTCCAAAATCGACGCTGATATTGACTCCCTCACCAGTATGCTTGCTGATCTGGACAGCCACCCACAGGACTCCAGCACACAA CTGTACGACAATGTGCCTTACAACAAATACCTCTCAGGGGATCACTACAAGCCTGCACACCAGAGCGCAGCCCCTCCTCAAGGTCGGCCATCCATTGGgtacccccctcacccccagAACCAATACCACCCAGCGCCCCCCTACCCCAGTGAGCACCAGACACCTCAGTACTCCACCTCCCACCAGCAGGACTACTACTCCACTTCATCAACCCCTAAACCCTACCCTCAGCCCGTTCCAGCCTCCTACACCACTGCCTCAACTCCTACCGGGCCCAGGTTCAGTGTCCAGGTCAAGACGGCGCAACCCGTCACCTACTCACAGACAGGGAGGCAGGCTGAACAGGCCtacaccccaccccctcctcgCCAGCATGTGTCACGCCCCCCACCCCAGACTCAGGCAAGTCCTCAGGGCTGGTACTCTCCACACCCCAGTTCACAAGCTCAAGATTTGCACTCTGAGACGGGGTACAAGGGGAGCGGCTCAGGGTCCGGAGGAAGAGCCAACCAGGCTCCGATATCGAAGAGAGGGATGGAAAGCAATCAAACTGGGTCAGGAACTGCACAGAGTCCCGCTTATCAGTCCAGCAAG CAGGGGATAGCAACAACCAGGCCTGAGGAAGAGCTGGATCGACTCACCAAGAAGTTGGTTTATGACATGAACCACCCCCCTGCAGAGGACTATTTTG GCCGCTGTGCCCGCTGTGGTGACAACGTGGTCGGCGATGGCAGTGGCTGTATCGCCATGGAGCAGGTGTTTCACGTGGAGTGTTTCACGTGTATCACCTGCCACGCCCGTCTCCGAGGGCAACCCTTCTATGCCCTGGACAAGAGGAGTTACTGCGAGAGTTGTTACATC AGTACACTAGAGCGCTGTTCCAAGTGCTCCAAGCCGATCCTGGACCGTATCCTGCGGGCCATGGGGAAGGCCTACCATCCGCGCTGTTTCACGTGCGTGGTTTGTAACTGCTGCCTGGACGGGGTGCCCTTCACTGTGGATGCCACCTCTCAGATACACTGCATAGAGGACTTTcacag AAAGTACGCGCCTCGCTGCTCGGTGTGTGGTGAGCCCATCATGCCTGAACCAGGCCAGGAGGAGACGGTCAGGATTGTGGCCCTGGACCGTAGCTTCCATGTCAGTTGTTACGTCTGTGAG GAATGCGGCCTCCTGCTGTCGTCCGAGGGGGAGGGTCGAGGCTGTTACCCCCTGGACGGCCACATCTTGTGTAAGAGCTGCAGCGCCCGCCGCATCCAAGACCTCTCAGCCAAAATCTCCACTGACTGCTAA
- the trip6 gene encoding thyroid receptor-interacting protein 6 isoform X2 has translation MSGPTWLPPRTLDSPERAVPQMSHSAGSAIYRAPNKKGVSDFRPKYSSYDQNGGGGGGEVPNRYMATGPTGGPIHHPSADHYYSPPHGPKEDRNWSPHMDSYELMHRGPEKPVSYHSKIDADIDSLTSMLADLDSHPQDSSTQLYDNVPYNKYLSGDHYKPAHQSAAPPQGRPSIGYPPHPQNQYHPAPPYPSEHQTPQYSTSHQQDYYSTSSTPKPYPQPVPASYTTASTPTGPRFSVQVKTAQPVTYSQTGRQAEQAYTPPPPRQHVSRPPPQTQASPQGWYSPHPSSQAQDLHSETGYKGSGSGSGGRANQAPISKRGMESNQTGSGTAQSPAYQSSKGIATTRPEEELDRLTKKLVYDMNHPPAEDYFGRCARCGDNVVGDGSGCIAMEQVFHVECFTCITCHARLRGQPFYALDKRSYCESCYISTLERCSKCSKPILDRILRAMGKAYHPRCFTCVVCNCCLDGVPFTVDATSQIHCIEDFHRKYAPRCSVCGEPIMPEPGQEETVRIVALDRSFHVSCYVCEECGLLLSSEGEGRGCYPLDGHILCKSCSARRIQDLSAKISTDC, from the exons ATGTCCGGTCCCACCTGGCTTCCACCGAGGACTCTGGACAGCCCGGAGCGAGCCGTCCCCCAGATGTCCCACTCTGCCGGGTCAGCAATCTACAGAGCCCCCAACAAGAAGGGCGTGTCCGACTTCCGGCCAAAATATAGTTCCTATGACcagaatggaggaggaggaggaggagaggtacCCAATAGGTACATGGCTACTGGACCCACAG GTGGACCCATTCATCATCCGTCTGCTGATCACTATTACTCCCCTCCACATGGTCCCAAGGAAGACCGCAACTGGAGCCCTCACATGGACAGTTACGAGCTGATG CATCGTGGACCTGAAAAGCCAGTGAGCTATCACTCCAAAATCGACGCTGATATTGACTCCCTCACCAGTATGCTTGCTGATCTGGACAGCCACCCACAGGACTCCAGCACACAA CTGTACGACAATGTGCCTTACAACAAATACCTCTCAGGGGATCACTACAAGCCTGCACACCAGAGCGCAGCCCCTCCTCAAGGTCGGCCATCCATTGGgtacccccctcacccccagAACCAATACCACCCAGCGCCCCCCTACCCCAGTGAGCACCAGACACCTCAGTACTCCACCTCCCACCAGCAGGACTACTACTCCACTTCATCAACCCCTAAACCCTACCCTCAGCCCGTTCCAGCCTCCTACACCACTGCCTCAACTCCTACCGGGCCCAGGTTCAGTGTCCAGGTCAAGACGGCGCAACCCGTCACCTACTCACAGACAGGGAGGCAGGCTGAACAGGCCtacaccccaccccctcctcgCCAGCATGTGTCACGCCCCCCACCCCAGACTCAGGCAAGTCCTCAGGGCTGGTACTCTCCACACCCCAGTTCACAAGCTCAAGATTTGCACTCTGAGACGGGGTACAAGGGGAGCGGCTCAGGGTCCGGAGGAAGAGCCAACCAGGCTCCGATATCGAAGAGAGGGATGGAAAGCAATCAAACTGGGTCAGGAACTGCACAGAGTCCCGCTTATCAGTCCAGCAAG GGGATAGCAACAACCAGGCCTGAGGAAGAGCTGGATCGACTCACCAAGAAGTTGGTTTATGACATGAACCACCCCCCTGCAGAGGACTATTTTG GCCGCTGTGCCCGCTGTGGTGACAACGTGGTCGGCGATGGCAGTGGCTGTATCGCCATGGAGCAGGTGTTTCACGTGGAGTGTTTCACGTGTATCACCTGCCACGCCCGTCTCCGAGGGCAACCCTTCTATGCCCTGGACAAGAGGAGTTACTGCGAGAGTTGTTACATC AGTACACTAGAGCGCTGTTCCAAGTGCTCCAAGCCGATCCTGGACCGTATCCTGCGGGCCATGGGGAAGGCCTACCATCCGCGCTGTTTCACGTGCGTGGTTTGTAACTGCTGCCTGGACGGGGTGCCCTTCACTGTGGATGCCACCTCTCAGATACACTGCATAGAGGACTTTcacag AAAGTACGCGCCTCGCTGCTCGGTGTGTGGTGAGCCCATCATGCCTGAACCAGGCCAGGAGGAGACGGTCAGGATTGTGGCCCTGGACCGTAGCTTCCATGTCAGTTGTTACGTCTGTGAG GAATGCGGCCTCCTGCTGTCGTCCGAGGGGGAGGGTCGAGGCTGTTACCCCCTGGACGGCCACATCTTGTGTAAGAGCTGCAGCGCCCGCCGCATCCAAGACCTCTCAGCCAAAATCTCCACTGACTGCTAA